In the genome of Oncorhynchus nerka isolate Pitt River linkage group LG4, Oner_Uvic_2.0, whole genome shotgun sequence, the window TGCAGTTGATCATTCAGCAATCAGACACCTTGAGAAAACAACTAGGCTTTTCTCGCTTTCTGTACCTTTTTTAtgtaactagacaagtcagttaagaacaaattcttgttttacaatgactgcctaacccggacgatgctgggccaaatgtACGCAACCCTGTGGGAtgcccaatcatggccggttgtgattcagcctggaatcgaaccagggtctgtaggggCGCCTCTAGTACTGCCATATACCACTGCGCCACTAGGGAGCCCCAAACAACTACAGCATTATCCAAACAACTACAGCATTAGACAGAAAGGGATCACTGTTGCAGTGGACTTGTGTTCATGTTGCtttccccaaacacacacaggatcgtGTTTCATTCAATCACCTTTTTATCAAAGTATGCCCACGTGTGTATTTGTCCTTCCTCAGGAAGTCTGAAGTGGAGTACTACGCCATGTTGGCCAAGACTGGCGTCCATCActacagtgggaacaacatcgaGCTGGGCACGGCCTGTGGAAAGTACTTCAGGGTGTGTACCCTGGCTATCATCGACCCCGGTGAGTGTCCAATCAGACTGCCTGTTTACCACGCCTATTCTATTGACGGATGGTCTGCAGACAATCCCTTTAGTAGTGAGCAGTTTGATACGGTTCATTCAAACATCATTGTTTTCAAAGATCACATGAACGTCAGGGGAATGGTCAACACAACCTTATCAAACTGCTCTACTTTCACATGCCATGAGTATGTTTGATTTAATTGTTTTTCACGAATGTGTAGATGTGTTTCTTACACCGTTGCATATACGGTGGTCTGACCAGCACTAGTGAATCACTAGCTAAACACCCAATGGTACATTTACCGGAACTGACTGGGCGCTCTGCTCTAGTCAGTTACTTCCTGCCTCATTAGTGACAATGCCTTAGGTCTCCAAGTTAATTACTCcatcatttcctggttgctaaaattctattaGTTTAGTTAATTAGTTAATTTcattttgtgacaaaacaagtatAGTTTAGAGAATCATTCTACCATCTAAACTGATGTGAAATGTTTTCTATAACcacaaatattgtattttctgCTGTTTGATGCAAAAACAACACTACAGGGTCTGAAAGTATTGGTACTTTTGATAAGTGTAAATCGTTTATAAAGTTCCTTATATTGAGCAAAGCAGACGGCCAcattttctatttatttatttgcggctagccaggggctccaacaaTTTACACATGTTtagtgattctgccagatcagaggcagtagggacgttCCCTTTACGTGTGAATCAGACCGTTTTCCTCCTACGTATTCAAAATGTGAAAAATACTGTTTTCTTTagcagtgaagtaaaagtagtcaaacatATTGATAAAGTACATTACACCACTGGTTTTACACATATATATCTATACCTATATCACCTGTGTTGTTGATTGGATCTTGTATGCTAAATGTAATATTGGTCTATTAACAGGTGATTCTGACATCATCAGGAGTATGCCAGACCAGCCGCAGGGGGAGAAGTAGACATTTCACTCTTAATGTTACAAATAAACTTGGGTCGAATGGTGTTTCTTTGGTCTGTCTTAGTGTGCACAAACATTTAGCCACTAGACCGCGTCAGAATACGACGGCCtcctgccacaggatagaatacgactacattctataatgacacggcctactgccacaggatagaatacgactacattctataatgacacggcctactgccacaggatagaatacaactacattctataatgacacggcctactgccacaggatagaatacaactacattctataatgacactgcctactgccacaggatagaatacaactacattctataatgacacggcctactgccacaggatagaatacaactacattctataatgacacggcctactgccacaggatagaatacaactacattctataatgacacggcctactgccacaggatagaatacaactacattctataatgacactgcctacattctataatgaccacaggatagaatacaactacattctataatgacacggcctgccacaggatagaatacaactacattctataatgacacggcctgccacaggatagaatacaactacattctataatgacatggcctacaggatagaatacaactacattctataatgacacggcctactgccacaggatagaatacaactacattctataatgacacggcctactgccacaggatagaatacaactacattctataatgacacggcctactgctaCAGGATAGAATAcgactacattctataatgacacggcctactgccacaggatagaatacaactacattctattatgacacggcctactgccacaggatagaatacaactacattctataatgacacggcctactgccacaggatagaatacaactacattctataatgacacattCTATAatgcctactgccacaggatagaatacaactacattctataatgacacagcctactgccacaggatagaatacaactacattctataatgacacggcctactgccacaggatagaatacaactacaatTCTAtgatgacacggcctactgccacaggatagaatacaactacattctataatgacacggcctactgccacaggatagaatacaactacattctataatgacacggcctactgccacaggatagaatacaactacattctataatgacacggcctactgccacaggatagaatacaactacattctataatgacacggcctactgccacaggatagaatacaactacattctataatgacacggatagaatacaactacattctataatgacacggcactgccacaggatagaatacaactacattctataatgacacggcctactgccacaggatagaatacaactacattctattatgacacggcctactgccacaggatagaatacaactacattctataatgacatggcctacaggatagaatacaactacattctataatgacacggcctactgccacggcctacaggatagaatacaactacattctataatgacacggcctactgccacaggatagaatacaactacattctataatgacacggcctactgccacaggatagaatacaactacattctataatgacacggcctactgctaCAGGATAGAATAcgactacattctataatgacacggcctactgccacaggatagaatacaactacattctattatgacacggcctactgccacaggatagaatacaactacattctataatgacatggcctacaggatagaatacaactacattctataatgacacggcctactgccacaggatagaatacaactacattctataatgacacggcctactgccacaggatagaatacaactacattctataatgacatggcctacaggatagaatacaactacattctataatgacacggcctactgccacaggatagaatacaactacattctataatgacacggcctactgccacaggatagaatacaactacattctataatgacacagcctactgccacaggatagaatacaactacattctataatgacacggcctactgccaggatagaatacaactacattctataatgacacggcctactgccacaggatagaatacaactacattctataatgacacggcctactgccacaggatagaatacaactacattctataatgacacggcctactgccacaggatagaatacaactacattctataatgacacggcctactgccacaggatagaatacaactacattctataatgacacagcctactgccacaggatagaatacaactacattctataatgacacggcctactgccacaggatagaatacaactacattctataatgacacggcctactgccacaggatagaatacaactacattctataatgacacagcctactgccacaggatagaatacaactacattctataatgacacagcctactgccacaggatagaatacaactacattctataatgacacggcctactaccacaggatagaatacaactacattctataatgacacagcctactgccacaggatagaatacaactacattctataatgacacggcctacaggatagaatacaactacattctataatgacacagcctactgccacaggatagaatacaactacattctataatgacacggcctactgccacaggatagaatacaactacattctataatgacatggcctacaggatagaatacaactacattctataatgacacggcctactgccacagaatagaatacaactacattctataatgacacagcctactgccacaggatagaatacaactacattctataatgacacggcctcctgccacaggatagaatacaactacattctataatgacactgcctactgccacaggatagaatacaactacattctataatgacacggcctactgccacaggatagaatacaactacattctataatgacacggcctactgcctaggatagaatacaactacattctataatgacacggcctacaggatagaatacaactacattctataatgacacggcctactgccacaggatagaatacaactacattctataatgacacggcctactgccacaggatagaatacaactacattctataatgacacggcctactgccacaggatagaatacaactacattctataatgacacggcctactgccacaggatagaatacaactacattctataatgacacggcctactgccacaggatagaatacaactacattctataatgacacggcctactgccacaggatagaatacaactacattctataatgacacggcctaccgccacaggatagaatacaactacattctataatgacacggcctactgccacaggatagaatacaactacattctataatgacacggcctactgccacaggatagaatacaactacattctataatgacacggcctactgccacaggatagaatacaactacattctataatgacacggcctactgccacaggatagaatacaactacattctataatgacacggcctactgccacaggatagaatacaactacattctataatgacacggcctactgccacaggatagaatacaactacattctataatgacacggcctaccgccacaggatagaatacaactacattctataatgacacggcctactgccacaggatagaatacaactacattctataatgacacggcctactgccacaggatagaatacaactacattctataatgacacggcctactgccacaggatagaatacaactacattctataatgacacggctttctgccacaggatagaatacgactacattctataatgacacggcctactgccacaggatagaatacaactacattctataatgacacggcctactgccacaggatagaatacgactacattctataatgacacggcctactgccacaggatagaatacaactacattctatacagGATAGAATAcgactacattctataatgacactgcctactgccacaggatagaatacaactacataatataatgacatggcctacaggatagaatacaactacattctataatgacacggactcctgccacaggatagaatatgACTACATTCTATGATGACatggcctactgccacaggatagaatacaactacattctataatgacacggcctactgccacaggatagaatacaactacattctataatgacacggcctactgccacaggatagaatacaactacattctataatgacacggcctactgccacaggatagaatacaactacattctataatgacacggcctactgccacaggatagaatacaactacattctataatgacatggcctacaggatagaatacaactacattctataatgacacggcctactgccacagaatacaactacattctataatgacacggcctactgccacaggatagaatacaactacattctataatgacacggcctactgccacaggatagaatacgactacattctataatgacacggcctactgccacaggatagaatacaactacattctataattaCACGGcatactgccacaggatagaatacaactacattctataatgacacggcctactgccacaggatagaatacaactacattctataatgacacggcctactgccacaggatagaatacaactacattctataatgacacggcctactgccacaggatagaatacaaatacattctataatgacacggcctactgccacaggatagaatacaactacattctataatgacacggcctactgccacaggatagaatacaactacattctataatgacacggcctacaggatagaatacaactacattctataatgacacggcctacaggatagaatacaactacattctataatgacacggcttactgccacaggatagaatacaactacattctataatgacacggcctactgccacagaatagaatacaactacattctataatgacacggcctactaccacaggatagaatacaactacattctataatgacatggcctacaggatagaatacaactacattctataatgaccacattctataatgacacggcctactgccacagaatacaactacattctataatgacacggcctactgccacaggatagaatacaactacattctataatgacacggcctactgccacaggatagaatacaggatagaatacactacattctataatgacacggcctactgccacaggatagaatacaactacattctataatgacatggcctacaggatagaatacaactacattctataatgacactatAATgcctacaggatagaatacaactacattctataatgacacggcctactgccacaggatagaatacaactacattctataatgacacggcctactgccacaggatagaatacaactacattctataatgacacagcctactgccacaggatagaatacaactacattctataatgacacagcctactgccacaggatagaatacaactacattctataatgacacggcctactaccacaggatagaatacaactacattctataatgacacggcctactgccacaggatagaatacaactacattctataatgacacggcctactgccacaggatagaatacaactacattctataatgacatggcctacaggatagaatacaactacattctataatgacacggcctacaggatagaatacaactacattctataatgacacagactactgccacaggatagaatacaactacattctataatgacacagcctactgccacaggatagaatacaactacattctataatgacacggcctactgccacaggatagaatacaactacattctataattaatcggacgatttaatttgtatttttatttatttattttattttatttgtaataatgacaattacaacaatactgaataaacacttattttaacttaatataatacatcaatgaaatcaatttagcctcaaataaataatgaaacatgttcaatttggtttaaataatgcaattacaaagtgttggagaagaaagtaaaagtgcaatatgtgccatgtaagaaagctaacgtttaagttccttgctcggaacatgagaacatatgaaagctggtggttccttttaacatgagtcttcaatattcccatggaagaagttttaggttgtagttattataggaattataggactatttccctctataccatttgtatttcattaacctttgactattggatgttattataggcactttagtattgccagtgtaacagtatagcttacgTCCCTATCCTCActcctacctgggcttgaaccagaacACAACGAGAACAGCCACCCcgagcagcgttacccatgcagagcaagggaacaactactcaagtctcagagcgagtgacgtttgaaatgctattaggcttgaagtcataaacagctcaatgcttcaTTGCgaggagctgctggcaaaatgcacgaaagtgctgtttgaatgaatgcttacgagcctgctggtgcctttcatcgctcagtcagactgctctatcaaatcatagacttaattataacataataacacacagaaatacgagccttgggtcattaatatggtcgaatccggaaactatcatctcgaaaacaaaacatttattcattcagtgaaatacggaaccgttctgtattttatctaacaggtggcatcctaagtctaaatattcctgttacattgcacaaccttcaatgttacgtCATAATGTAcatttctggcaaattaggcggcccaaactgtttttcatatacactgactctgcgtgcaatgaacgcaagagaagtgacacaatttcacctggttaatattgcctgctatgtagaagaaaaagaaacgcacacctattaaggTCCTCTCCATATGAGGGAGCAGCAGGCCAGGTGTCAGGTCCTCTCCATATGAGGGGTGGGAGCAGCAGGCCAGGTGTCAGGTCCTCTCCATATGAGGGAGCAGCAGGCCAGGTGTCAGGTCCTCTCCATATGAGGGAGCAGCAGGCAGGCCAGGTGGCAGGTCCTCTCCATATGAGGGGTGGGAGCAGCAGGCCAGGTGTCAGGTCCTCTCCATATGAGGGAGCAGCAGGCCAGGTGTCAGGTCCTCTCCATATGAGGGAGCAGCAGGCAGGCCAGGTGTCAGGTCCTCTCCATATGAGGGAGCAGCAGGCCAGGTGTCAGGTCCTCTCCATATGAGGGAGCAGCAGGCAGGCCAGGTGTCAGGTCCTCTCCATATGAGGGAGCAGCAGGCAGGCCAGGTGTCAGGTCCTCTCCATATGAGGGGTGGGAGCAGCAGGCACGCCAGGTGTCAGGTCCTCTCCATATGAGGGAGCAGCAGGCAGGCCAGGTGTCAGGTCCTCTCCATATGAGGGAGCAGCAGGCAGGCCAGGTGTCAGGTCCTCTCCATATGAGGGGTGGGAGCAGCAGGCAGGCCAGGTGTCAGGTCCTCTCCATATGAGGGAGCAGCAGGCACCCCAGGTGTCAGGTCCTCTCCATATGAGGGAGCAGCAGGCAGGCCAggcacccccccttaaaagacctagatgcactattgtaaagtggctgttccactggatgtcataaggtgaaaccaccaatttgtaagtcgctctggataagagcgtctgctaaatgacttaaatgtaatgtaaatgtataatgacacggcctactgccacaggatagaatacaactacattctataatgacatggcctacaggatagaatacaactacattctataatgacacggcctactgccacagaatagaatacaactacattctataatgacacagcctactgccacaggatagaatacaactacattctataatgacacggcctcctgccacaggatagaatacaactacattctataatgacactgcctactgccacaggatagaatacaactacattctataatgacacggcctacaggatagaatacaactacattctataatgacacggcctacaggatagaatacaactacattctataatgacacggcctacaggatagaatacaactacattctataatgacacggcctcctgccacaggatagaatacaactacattctataatgacacggcctactgccacaggatagaatacaactacattctataatgacacggcctactgccacaggatagaatacaactacattctataatgacacggcctactgccacaggatagaatacaactacattctataatgacacggcctactgccacaggatagaatacaactacattctataatgacacggcctactgccacaggatagaatacaactacattctataatgacacggcctactgccacaggatagaatacaactacattctataatgacacggcctactgccacaggatagaatacaactacattctataatgacacggcctactgccacaggatagaatacaactacattctataatgacacggcctactgccacaggatagaatacaactacattctataatgacatggcctacaggatagaatacaactacattctataatgacacagaCTACTACCACAGGATAGAATATAACTACATTCTAtgatgacacggcctactgccacaggatagaatacaactacattctataatgacacaggcctactgccacaggatagaatacaactacattctataatgacacgcctactgccacaggatagaatacaactacattctataatgacacggcctactgccacaggatagaatacaactacattctattaTGACAcaggcctactgccacaggatagaatacaactacattctataatgacatggcctacaggatagaatacaactacattctataatgacacggcctacaggatagaatacaactacattctataatgacacggcctactgccacaggatagaatacaactacattctataatgacacagcctactgccacaggatagaatacaactacattctataatgacacggcctactgccacaggatagaatacaactacattctataatgacatggcctactgccacaggatagaatacaactacattctataatgacacggcctcctgccacaggatagaatacaactacattctataatgacacggcctactgccacatgatagaatacaactacattctataatgacacggcctactgccacaggatagaatacaactacattctataatgacacagcctactgccacaggatagaatacaactacattctataatgacacggcctactaccacaggatagaatacaactacattctataatgacacagcctactgccacaggatagaatacaactacattctataatgacacggcctacaggatagaatacaactacattctataatgacacagcctactgccacaggatagaatacaactacattctataatgacacggcctactgccacaggatagaatacaactacattctataatgacatggcctacaggataga includes:
- the LOC115128083 gene encoding large ribosomal subunit protein eL30, which produces MVAAKKTKKSLESINSRLQLVMKSGKYVLGYKQSQKMIRQGKAKLVILANNTPALRKSEVEYYAMLAKTGVHHYSGNNIELGTACGKYFRVCTLAIIDPGDSDIIRSMPDQPQGEK